In Gambusia affinis linkage group LG08, SWU_Gaff_1.0, whole genome shotgun sequence, a single window of DNA contains:
- the arntl1a gene encoding aryl hydrocarbon receptor nuclear translocator-like 1a, with amino-acid sequence MEGDDFNTEAVMNICDDLMADQRMDISSTMTDFMSPSSTDLISSSISTPGMDYNRKRKGSSTDYQIDGFSFDDMDSDKDKLGSDHQGRIKNAREAHSQIEKRRRDKMNSFIDELASLVPTCNAMSRKLDKLTVLRMAVQHMKTLRGAANPYTEANYKPSFLSDDELKHLILRAADGFLFVVGCDRGKILFVSESVYKILNYSQNDLIGQSLFDYLHPKDIAKVKEQLSSSDTAPRERLIDAKTGLPVKTDITPGPSRLCSGARRSFFCRMKCNRPSVKVEEKDFPSTCSKKKADRKSFCTIHSTGYLKSWPPTKMGLDEDNEPDNEGCNLSCLVAIGRLHPHIVPQPSPADIRVKPTEYVSRHAIDGKFVFVDQRATAILAYLPQELLGTSFYEYFHQDDISHLAECHRQVLQMREKINTNCYKFKIKDGSFITLRSRWFSFMNPWTKEVEYIVSTNTVVSCPIMEGSDYPQSAASPQSMDSVLTSEGGGRRALQTVPGIPGGTRAGAGKIGRMIAEEVMEIQRIRGSSPSSCGSSPLNITSTPPPDTCSPGGKKIQNGGTPELPSTGLIPGPDSVGYPYSNQSIMSDNSHLSIDIMDEPGSSSPSNDEAAMAVIMSLLEADAGLGGPVDFSDLPWPL; translated from the exons ATGGAAGGAGATGATTTTAATACAGAGGCTGTGATGAACATCTGTG ATGACCTGATGGCAGACCAGCGGATGGACATCTCGTCTACAATGACTGACTTCATGTCCCCCAGCTCCACTGATCTCATCTCCAGCTCCATCAGCACGCCTGGCATGGACTACAACCGCAAGAGGAAAGGCAGCAGCACGGACTACCA aattgaTGGCTTCTCATTTGA TGACATGGATTCAGATAAGGATAAACTGGGGAG TGACCACCAGGGCAGGATTAAGAATGCCAG AGAGGCTCACAGTCAGATTGAGAAACGTCGGAGAGACAAGATGAACAGCTTCATCGACGAGCTGGCCTCTCTTGTGCCCACTTGTAATGCAATGTCCCGCAAACTGGATAAGCTCACAGTCCTGCGTATGGCGGTGCAGCACATGAAGACACTCAGAG GTGCGGCTAACCCATACACAGAGGCAAACTACAAACCTTCCTTTCTGTCAGATGATGAACTGAAGCATTTGATACTAAGG GCTGCTGATGGTTTCCTGTTTGTGGTCGGCTGCGATCGTGGCAAAATCCTTTTTGTTTCCGAATCTGTGTACAAGATTCTGAACTACAGCCAG AATGACCTGATAGGTCAGAGTCTGTTTGACTACCTTCACCCCAAGGACATCGCTAAAGTCAAAGAACAGCTGTCGTCCTCAGATACAGCGCCACGAGAGAGACTTATTGACGCTAAAA CCGGTCTTCCTGTGAAGACGGATATCACTCCCGGTCCATCTCGACTCTGTTCTGGAGCCAGACGGTCGTTCTTCTGCAGGATGAAGTGCAACAGACCTTCTGTCAAAGTAGAAGAGAAAGACTTCCCCTCCACTTGCTCCAAGAAGAAAG CTGACCGGAAGAGTTTCTGCACCATCCACAGCACAGGGTACCTAAAGAGCTGGCCACCCACAAAGATGGGGCTGGACGAAGACAACGAGCCCGACAATGAGGGCTGCAACCTGAGCTGCCTGGTGGCCATCGGCCGCCTACACCCCCACATCGTCCCCCAGCCGAGCCCAGCCGACATCAGGGTGAAGCCCACAGAATACGTCTCCAGACACGCCATTGACGGCAAGTTTGTCTTTGTCGACCAGAG AGCAACAGCTATCCTCGCCTACCTGCCCCAAGAGCTGCTCGGAACCTCCTTCTACGAATATTTTCACCAGGATGACATCAGCCACCTGGCCGAGTGTCACAGACAAG TGCTGCAGATGAGAGAAAAGATCAACACCAACTGTTACAAATTCAAAATCAAAGATGGCTCCTTCATCACGTTGAGGAGCAGATGGTTCAGCTTCATGAACCCCTGGACCAAGGAGGTGGAGTACATCGTTTCTACTAACACGGTCGTATC GTGTCCGATAATGGAAGGGTCGGATTACCCTCAGTCGGCTGCGTCTCCGCAGAGCATGGACAGCGTTCTAACCTCAGAGG GTGGGGGGAGACGGGCTTTGCAGACCGTTCCCGGCATCCCGGGCGGCACGAGAGCGGGAGCTGGGAAGATCGGACGGATGATAGCGGAGGAAGTGATGGAGATTCAGAG GATTCGAGGTTCATCTCCTTCCAGCTGTGGTTCCAGCCCTCTGAATATAACCAGCACCCCTCCGCCCGACACCTGCTCACCGGGGGGCAAGAAG ATTCAGAACGGTGGGACCCCTGAGCTGCCGAGCACAGGGCTAATCCCTGGACCTGATTCTGTGGGCTACCCTTACTCCAACCAGTCCATCATGA GTGACAATTCCCACCTGAGCATAGATATTATGGACGAGCCCGGCTCCAGCAGCCCCAGCAACGACGAGGCGGCCATGGCGGTCATCATGTCCCTGCTGGAGGCGGACGCCGGCCTCGGCGGCCCCGTCGACTTCAGCGACCTACCTTGGCCTTTGTGA